Proteins encoded within one genomic window of Humulus lupulus chromosome 1, drHumLupu1.1, whole genome shotgun sequence:
- the LOC133787923 gene encoding translation initiation factor IF3-1, mitochondrial-like produces the protein MAFWCRIGKSKLQQFSNQFKSFPHASLLNPTLSHTKSCLTPNSYSITIHNTPTEFCSNVRFFAAPVQFQAKPSKEDSKASGPRINEKITAQVIRLVMDNEHTVVSRDEALDRARKLNLDLVEVQGTANPPVCKIMDFHKEKYVKQVRVKDRVKSKGEAALKTASAKEVRFSGKIEQKDLQMKADTVKRLMESGYRVKCHAKGSGDQDVLGILSRLSALIEDVTVVESGPLMGKDGAYVIVRHVKFGLPKKGTAKKMTALVDANSGVQKDSLTSTPDSPGVIDDVNAVNSDVDSNEESFSDEDDQDRSSNSDFRGSDKRHSFRDSKRSPETSHITENRYKKGVAKNQFSPTTGMDNKGTRESTRLESHFSNQGRQPPRDTRFSQQTRESEEASTNGPGFRSYRPPPNDATKREPFSPRPGYGNFGGSKPNHGVEAKVGENKEGNRYSVRSPAPRGGLASDKSLPNSKSEGRQPHIDTSRQGGRGRFSSEGANASPNRMPK, from the exons ATGGCATTCTGGTGCAGAATTGGGAAATCAAAGCTGCAACAATTTTCGAACCAGTTCAAGAGCTTTCCTCATGCTTCTCTACTGAACCCCACCCTTTCACATACCAAATCATGTCTCACACCGAACTCCTATTCGATCACCATTCATAATACGCCCACTGAGTTTTGCAGTAACGTCAGGTTTTTCGCTGCCCCAGTTCAG TTTCAAGCTAAGCCAAGTAAGGAAGATAGTAAAGCGAGCGGACCTCGAATAAACGAGAAAATTACAGCTCAAGTTATCAGGCTTGTAATGGACAATG AACATACAGTTGTTTCAAGGGATGAAGCTCTGGACCGTGCAAGGAAACTCAACCTTGATTTAGTTGAG GTCCAAGGGACTGCTAATCCACCTGTCTGTAAAATAATGGACTTCCATAAGGAGAAATATGTGAAACAAGTGAGGGTAAAGGACCGCGTTAAAAGCAAG GGCGAGGCAGCTTTAAAAACAGCGAGTGCTAAAGAAGTTAGGTTTTCTGGGAAAATT GAACAAAAGGACCTTCAGATGAAAGCAGATACTGTGAAGAGATTAATGGAGTCGGGTTATCGAGTGAag tgtCATGCAAAGGGTTCTGGAGATCAGGATGTATTGGGAATATTGTCTCGTCTCTCTGCCTTG ATTGAAGATGTAACTGTTGTTGAGAGTGGACCATTAATGGGGAAAGATGGTGCATATGTTATAGTCAGGCATGTTAAATTCGGTCTACCAAAGAAGGGCACTGCAAAAAAAATGACGGCTCTAGTGGATGCAAACTCTGGGGTTCAAAAGGATAGCTTGACTTCAACACCTGACTCTCCTGGGGTTATCGATGATGTAAATGCTGTAAATTCTGACGTAGATAGCAATGAAGAGAGCTTTTCAGATGAAGATGACCAAGATAGATCCTCTAATTCAGATTTTCGTGGTTCGGACAAACGACATTCTTTCCGCGATTCTAAAAGATCACCGGAGACATCTCATATCACTGAAAATAGGTACAAAAAGGGTGTGGCAAAGAATCAGTTTTCGCCCACGACAGGAATGGACAATAAGGGTACAAGAGAGTCAACCAGGTTGGAATCCCACTTTTCAAATCAAGGCAGGCAACCACCAAGGGACACAAGGTTCTCACAGCAAACGAGGGAAAGCGAGGAAGCATCAACCAATGGTCCTGGATTTAGAAGCTATAGGCCTCCACCGAATGATGCAACCAAGCGAGAACCATTTAGTCCTAGACCTGGATATGGCAATTTTGGTGGTTCCAAACCTAACCATGGTGTGGAAGCCAAAGTTGGCGAGAATAAGGAGGGGAACCGTTACTCTGTGAGGAGTCCAGCACCAAGAGGCGGCCTTGCTTCGGATAAGAGCTTACCCAATTCTAAATCTGAAGGAAGGCAGCCccacattgacacaagcagacAGGGGGGACGGGGGAGGTTCAGTTCAGAGGGCGCCAATGCATCCCCAAACAGGATGCCCAAGTAA